The genomic interval AGAGTTTCACTACGAAATATTTATAGCACGGTAATGATGGGTTGAGGTATGAAACGGATGAATACCACGGCTTGTTCGTCTGTTAAGGTGTTTATTCTGTCTTGAATTTTTTTAGTGTCGCAGATAAGTTGTAACCCTGATAACAACAAATAGTTGAATTAAAAATATAAAATATCTCAGATAGCATTATACTTTGGTTAGGGAAAAAACGTTAAAGGAAGAAAATCAATGAAAAAGTCAAAGATGGTCAATGAGTTTACTATGCCTGCGCCACGTTGGATCAGAACGTATCCTGCAGGGCCTTACCGGTTTATTAACCGCGAGTTTTTTATTATTACCTATGAAACTTTTCCTGAATTGCTTGAGGATATTCTGCCCCCCGGTCTAGAGCTACTTGAACCTTTTGTTAAGTTTGAATTTATCAGGATGCCTGATTCGACTGGCTTTGGGGACTACACAGAATCGGGGCAAGTGATTCCCGTCCGCTATAAAGGAGAGGAAGGGGGCTTTACTATCTCTATGTTTCTTGATTGTCATGCACCTATTGCAGGAGGTCGAGAAATTTGGGGCTTTCCTAAAAAACTAGCGAAACCTAAATTATTTGTCGAAGAGGATGTGCTTATTGGTTTGTTAGATTATGGTAGTTTGCGTATTGCTACAGCAACTATGGGATACAAACATCATGAAATCGATCAAAATACTGTATTGGATTCATTGAAAAAACCTACCTTTCTTTTAAAAAATATACCAGGTGTTGATGGCACTCCTCAAGTGAATCAATTGACCCGAACCTATTTAGAGGATGTAACGGTCAAGGGTGCCTGGACTGGTCCAGGTAGTTTGGAACTCCATCCTCATGCATTGGCTCCTATTGCAGAGTTACCTGTTAAAAAAATTGTATCAGTAGTCCATTTTATTACGGATTTAACGTTACCTTATGGTACTGTAGTAGAGGATTACTTGAGTTAGATTATAGAACGAAGCGGAGAGAATGTTGTTCACTGCATTGACTTGATGCCCTTAATTGATGTCCCGAGTGTGTCCGAGAGATTCAATTATACTAAGGGATTCCGGATCGTGCTAACATGTCTTGGGACGTAGAATTAAAAGTAGATTCCTTAAGTCAATGGCAGTATTTCTTGGCCGAATAGTCCGAGATAATGATTCGATAGCATGCATGAACTTTAGGACAGAGAGAGATTTATGCTATTGATAGGGAGATTGAAATGCCTAAAAGAAAAAAAATAAATCTTGCTCTTCAAGGCGGCGGTGCTCATGGCGCTTTTACTTGGGGTTTATTGGATAAATTTCTTGAATCAAAATTGTTTACAATAGAAGGTATTTCAGCAACAAGCGCGGGCAGCATGAATGCAGCTGTCCTTGCATATGGTTTTTTGCAGGGAAGGGAAGAGGGGGCCAGGCAATCATTGTATGATTTTTGGCATGCGATGAGTGATTATGGGAAAGTGTTTGGTATCACAGCAAAAACTCCTTTTGATTACTTTATAGAACCTTTTTTAAAGGCACCTCTTAATTTTTATTTATTTAATTCAATAGCGAGTCTTTTTTCTCCTTATCAATTTAATCCTTTTAATTTTCATCCTATTCGAAATGTTTTAGAAAAGATAATTGATGTAGAGCAAATCAAAAATAAAAGTGCTATTAAGCTTTTTATATGCGCTACTAACGTTCAAACCGGTAAAATACGTATTTTTGATAATAACGAGTTATCTATAGATACTCTTTTAGCTTCCGCGTGTTTACCCCAATTATATCAATCAATTGAAGTCAATGGAGAGTTTTATTGGGATGGGGGTTATCTCGGTAACCCAGCTATTTTCCCCTTAATATACCAAACAAGCTGTAGAGATATTTTGATTTTTCATACAGTCCCAATCGTCCGTAACAATATTCCAAAAACTCCAGCAGAAATTGATTCTCGGGTAAGAGAAGTGTCTTTTAATTCTTCTTTAATGCGTGAAATGCGAGCCGTGGCTTTTGTGAGCAGTTTGATCACTCAAGGACAATTGAAAAAAGAATACGAAAAGGGCTATAAAAAGATATTTATGCATTGTATTCGTGCTGATGAAGACTTGCGTGATTTTCCCTTATCAACTGTTTATACCCCGGATTGGGAGTTTTTAGTGGCTATGAGGGACCTAGGAAGACAGGAAGCCAGTCTTTGGATTGAAAAAAATTATGAGAAGGTTGGAAAAAAAACGACTATCGATTTCGCAGAATGGTTATAGGGGCATTAGTCACTCAGTAAACCGTGTTTCGAATAACTTCCTCAAGGCCGTATTCAAAAAATAAAGCTTGCTACAACAGCCCTGTGTTCGCTTAATAAAACATTGTAAGTGCGACAGGCTGCACCGATTGACATCGATTCAAGCCCAATTCGTTGTTGAGCAAGTTGTTTCATAATTGACAGAGGAGGCAGTTTTCCGGTATTTTCATGGCCAATGATTATAATTTCCGGTTTGAATTGCGTTAATAAGTTCATGTAGACTTCATCAAGCTCTTGGATATTTTTAATGGATAGCTCACTGATGATTTCTGTTTTAGAAACAATGAAACTTTTCTCGTAAATAATGGAATTAATCTGAATTTTGTTATTACTATAAGCTTGCACTGCATGTAGTTCTGATTCTTCTAAATTGATATTCATGGTTTTGGAAGGTTGATTGAGTTACAGTAGCTGTGAGTATACTACAGAGGTAGATATTATGAATCAATTTCCACGAATTAACCGCTTACCGCCCTATGTTTTTAACACATTAACGCAATTAAAAACAGAAGCACGAGCGCGTGGAGAGGATATCATTGATTTTGGAATGGGAAACCCTGATCAACCAACACCTCCCCATATAGTGAATAAATTGATTGAAGCAGTGCAACGGCCAGATACTCACCGATACTCAATGTCTAAAGGAATTCCGCGACTAAGGCGAGCAATGGCATCCTGGTATGCACGTAATTATAATGTACATTTAAATAGCGAAACGCAGATACTGGCAACTATTGGCTCAAAAGAAGGATTAGCTCATTTAGCATTGGCGATTAGTGGCCCTGGTGATACGATTTTAGTACCTGATCCAGCATACCCTATTCATACTTATGGATTTATTATTGCAGGGGCCAATGTAAAACAAATTCCACTCATAAACGAAACACAATTTTTAGCATCTGTGGAAGACACAATCAATAGAAGTTTACCTAAGCCTAAAGCTTTGGTGATTAATTTTCCTGCTAATCCAAGCACTCATTGTGTTGATTATGCTTTTTTTGAGCAAATAGTCGATTTAGCAAAAAAGCATGAAATTTGGGTGATTCATGATTTAGCTTATGCGGATATTGTATTTGATGGCTACAAAGCACCTTCAATATTACAAGTTCCTGGTGCTGCCGATATCGCAATTGAAACCTATTCAATGTCTAAATCTTATAATATGCCAGGTTGGCGTGTCGGCTTTGCTTGTGGCAATGAAGAGCTTGTTGCAGCACTTACTCGAATTAAATCTTATTTAGATTATGGCACGTTTACACCAATCCAAGTTGCCGCAATTGCCGCATTAGAAGGTTCTGACGAATGTGTGCGAGAGATTAGAGATCTTTACGAGAAACGTCGTAATATTCTTTGTGATGGTTTAAATGAACTGGGCTGGACAGTAGAGCGTCCTAAAGCCACTATGTTTGTTTGGGCACCTATTCCTTCACATTATAAGCACATGGGTTCACTTGAGTTTAGTAAGTACTTATTGCAAGAAGCACATGTTGCTGTATCACCTGGAATAGGATTTGGTCAACAAGGAGATGGTTATGTTCGTTTTGGGCTCATAGAAAATAAAGATCGTATGCGTCAAGCATTAAGAAATATAAAAGCATTATTTAAAAAAGATGGACTGACTAAGGCCCCAAAAGTATGTATGTAGTGATTGATTCTGAATGTAATGTTATTCCAGAGCGTGCGACATTATTAACGTCAGAAGGAAATGCACTACTTAATTTTTTACGGTGCCTTGATTATGATCCATCTGATCCTCCTTTTGCTGATCTGTTAAGACAGTACCATCACCTAGAAGGTGAGTGGCTTGTTTTGAGTCCCGTTCATTGGATAGCAACCCATAATGACGCCATGATTACGGGTTGTGGTAAAGATCTACACATTCAAGAGAGCGATGCTAAATTATGGTTCGAATTATTGTCGCAATATCTTGCTGAGGAAGGTAAACTTCTTCATTATCATAATCCAGAAACATGGTTGTTTTATAATGATAAAAAGCATTTATTGCGCTCTAAGCCAGTGCAGCATCTATTGAATCAATCATTGATGCCTGAATTAGCACAATTAGATACTACAATGTATTGGCAAAAGTTTTTAACTGAATGCCAAATGCTTTTTGCGTCTAGACCTAATCATTCTTTAATTAATGGATTATGGGTTTGGGGAAATGCTCAACTTAAGGATAAAAAAACGATTGCTATTTGTGCTGATGAACAATTTTTACCATGGGCAAAAATTTGTGGGGCAAACGTGAGTTTGTATCACCCTTCGTTAGCACTTAAGGACTATAAAATTTTATTGCTCACCGAGTATTCTATGCTCAGTGAACTGCATCAAGAAGAACTAAAAAAAATGACAGTCCATTGGTATTGGAATAATGCGGCATATATCCAATTTTCTGGTGGTTGGCTTGTTCATTTGTGGAGAAAACTTATCCATGCTTATTAAACAGCGTGTGCAACCAAAACACTCACTCAGCATCCCTAATTTGCCTGAAGTCCTTAAGAGGATTTTTGCTTCTCGAGGCATAACCGAAATATCACAATTGGATAAGCAATTACAAGCTTTATTACCTTTTGATACGTTAAAGGGAATTGATGCTGCATGTTTGCGATTAGAAACCGCTTTACGCGAACAGCAGCGTATTATAATTATTGGTGATTTTGATGCCGATGGGGCGACTTCAACCGCACTTGCTATTACTGCTTTACGTGCTATGGGTGCCCAGTTTATTGATTATTTAGTGCCTAACAGGTTTGAGTTTGGCTATGGCTTAACTCCTCAAATCGTCGATGTGGCTAACAAGTGGAAACCCGCTCTTATTATTACTGTAGATAATGGCATTGCTAGTTTTGATGGGGTTGAAAGGGCGAATCAATTAGGCATAGATGTTTTAATCACCGATCATCATTTGTCAGCGGAAAGCATTCCTAATGCTTGCGCGATTGTGAATCCTAATCAACCGGGTTGCCAATTTCCCAGTAAATCCATTGCCGGAGTTGGAGTTATTTTTTATGTCATGTTGGCTCTTCGCAGACATTTGGTGAATACCAATTGGTTTCAAAAAATGAATATTGCTGAGCCGAACATGGCAAGTTTTTTGGATTTAGTTGCTTTAGGGACTGTTGCTGATGTAGTTGGACTTGATCAAAACAATCGCATTATGGTCAACCAAGGAATGGCAAGAATACGCCAAGGTCTAGGTCGTGTGGGAATTAAAGCCTTAATTGAAGTATCGGGGCGTGAATATGCACGATTAAGAGAGTCTGATTTAGGGTTCGCTATTGCGCCAAGGCTCAATGCTGCTGGAAGATTAGATGATATGGCTTTGGGAATAGAATGCTTAATTAGCACGGATGAGCAACAAGCAAGAAAATATTGCCAGCAATTAGATGAACTCAATGAAGAAAGAAAACAAATTGAAGTCGAAATGAAAGAGCAAGCGCTGCTTGTTTTGGAAAAACTTGCCCTGGATGCTGATTATAACAGTACTCATTTACCTATTGCTTTATGTCTTTTTGATAAAACCTGGCATCAAGGAGTGATTGGTATTTTGGCCGGACGGATGAAAGAGCGCTATCACCGTCCAGTTATTGCTTTTGCTGCAGTAAGTGACGATGAATTAAAAGGTTCAGCACGGTCTATTTCAGATTTAAATATTAGAGATGTACTCGCTGCAATAGATAAGGATCATCCTGGCCTCATTAAGAAATTTGGGGGGCATGCTATGGCTGCTGGTTTAAGCATTCATCCCAACTCTCTTAGGGCTTTTCGTGAGGCATTTGTTTTAGAAGTGGGGCGGCATGTTGATTTATCTCAATGCGAAGGCGAAATACTCACTGATGGCCCATTGCAACCCAACGAATTGACTCTTGAGGTCGCCCAATTAATACAGCAGGCTGGTCCATGGGGGCAACAATTTGCTGAGCCTATTTTTGATAATATTTTTGAGGTTCTTGAGCAGCGTTTAGTAGGAAAAAATCATTTAAAAATGACCTTAATTGAAACGCAAAGTAAGCAGCAGTTTGATGCGATTGCTTTTAATATAGATCTCAAACTGTGGCCAAATTACCGAGTAAAATATATTCATGCCGCATATAAATTGGATATTAATTTTTTTCAAGGGCGTACACGGTTACAATTGTTAATTCAGGTAATGAATAGTGTCAATCATCCTGCGAGTGTTGTCTAATATGTTATGTTGGAACCCTTTAAAATCCTATTTTGCTTCAGAATTCACATTATTTAATAAATTTTTTATTGATGAATTACAGTACATTCTTGTTCTGCGACAAAATCATCAGCTTCTTTTAGAATTCGATGCATCTCTTCAAACACCGCAGAACCATGTTGGGTAAAAGTGAAAAACGATGGCCTTTGGTTTGGATTAGAAGGATGGTAAATTGCAGAAAAACCATATTCTTTAGCACCATAAATATTTATTTGCGAATCATCAATCAATGCGATTTGTGATCGATTAATAAGTGCGAATTTATTTTGTAAATGAGGAAATAGATATTCCAGGTAATCACTTTTATCAAGATACTTAATTTCCTGTAATTGATTCTGTCTATTGTAAAATCCA from Legionella sainthelensi carries:
- a CDS encoding acetoacetate decarboxylase — its product is MKKSKMVNEFTMPAPRWIRTYPAGPYRFINREFFIITYETFPELLEDILPPGLELLEPFVKFEFIRMPDSTGFGDYTESGQVIPVRYKGEEGGFTISMFLDCHAPIAGGREIWGFPKKLAKPKLFVEEDVLIGLLDYGSLRIATATMGYKHHEIDQNTVLDSLKKPTFLLKNIPGVDGTPQVNQLTRTYLEDVTVKGAWTGPGSLELHPHALAPIAELPVKKIVSVVHFITDLTLPYGTVVEDYLS
- a CDS encoding patatin-like phospholipase family protein, translating into MPKRKKINLALQGGGAHGAFTWGLLDKFLESKLFTIEGISATSAGSMNAAVLAYGFLQGREEGARQSLYDFWHAMSDYGKVFGITAKTPFDYFIEPFLKAPLNFYLFNSIASLFSPYQFNPFNFHPIRNVLEKIIDVEQIKNKSAIKLFICATNVQTGKIRIFDNNELSIDTLLASACLPQLYQSIEVNGEFYWDGGYLGNPAIFPLIYQTSCRDILIFHTVPIVRNNIPKTPAEIDSRVREVSFNSSLMREMRAVAFVSSLITQGQLKKEYEKGYKKIFMHCIRADEDLRDFPLSTVYTPDWEFLVAMRDLGRQEASLWIEKNYEKVGKKTTIDFAEWL
- a CDS encoding Mth938-like domain-containing protein, yielding MNINLEESELHAVQAYSNNKIQINSIIYEKSFIVSKTEIISELSIKNIQELDEVYMNLLTQFKPEIIIIGHENTGKLPPLSIMKQLAQQRIGLESMSIGAACRTYNVLLSEHRAVVASFIF
- the alaC gene encoding alanine transaminase, which produces MNQFPRINRLPPYVFNTLTQLKTEARARGEDIIDFGMGNPDQPTPPHIVNKLIEAVQRPDTHRYSMSKGIPRLRRAMASWYARNYNVHLNSETQILATIGSKEGLAHLALAISGPGDTILVPDPAYPIHTYGFIIAGANVKQIPLINETQFLASVEDTINRSLPKPKALVINFPANPSTHCVDYAFFEQIVDLAKKHEIWVIHDLAYADIVFDGYKAPSILQVPGAADIAIETYSMSKSYNMPGWRVGFACGNEELVAALTRIKSYLDYGTFTPIQVAAIAALEGSDECVREIRDLYEKRRNILCDGLNELGWTVERPKATMFVWAPIPSHYKHMGSLEFSKYLLQEAHVAVSPGIGFGQQGDGYVRFGLIENKDRMRQALRNIKALFKKDGLTKAPKVCM
- the recJ gene encoding single-stranded-DNA-specific exonuclease RecJ; the protein is MLIKQRVQPKHSLSIPNLPEVLKRIFASRGITEISQLDKQLQALLPFDTLKGIDAACLRLETALREQQRIIIIGDFDADGATSTALAITALRAMGAQFIDYLVPNRFEFGYGLTPQIVDVANKWKPALIITVDNGIASFDGVERANQLGIDVLITDHHLSAESIPNACAIVNPNQPGCQFPSKSIAGVGVIFYVMLALRRHLVNTNWFQKMNIAEPNMASFLDLVALGTVADVVGLDQNNRIMVNQGMARIRQGLGRVGIKALIEVSGREYARLRESDLGFAIAPRLNAAGRLDDMALGIECLISTDEQQARKYCQQLDELNEERKQIEVEMKEQALLVLEKLALDADYNSTHLPIALCLFDKTWHQGVIGILAGRMKERYHRPVIAFAAVSDDELKGSARSISDLNIRDVLAAIDKDHPGLIKKFGGHAMAAGLSIHPNSLRAFREAFVLEVGRHVDLSQCEGEILTDGPLQPNELTLEVAQLIQQAGPWGQQFAEPIFDNIFEVLEQRLVGKNHLKMTLIETQSKQQFDAIAFNIDLKLWPNYRVKYIHAAYKLDINFFQGRTRLQLLIQVMNSVNHPASVV